One Neovison vison isolate M4711 chromosome 2, ASM_NN_V1, whole genome shotgun sequence genomic window carries:
- the GOLGA7B gene encoding golgin subfamily A member 7B: MATEVHNLQELRRSASLATKVFIQRDYSDGTICQFQTKFPPELDSRIERQLFEETVKTLNSFYAEAEKIGGSSYLEGCLACATAYFIFLCMETHYEKVLKKISRYIQEQNEKIFAPRGLLLTDPVERGMRVIEISIYEDRCSSGSSSSGSSSGSGSSGGGGGAGAR, from the exons ATGGCCACTGAG GTCCATAATCTGCAGGAACTGCGGCGAAGTGCCTCGTTGGCAACCAAGGTCTTTATCCAGAGAGACTACAGTGATGGGACCATCTGTCAGTTCCAGACCAAATTTCCCCCAGAGCTGGACAGCCGG atTGAGCGGCAGCTCTTCGAGGAGACCGTGAAGACCCTTAACAGCTTCTACGCAGAGGCTGAGAAGATTGGGGGGAGCTCCTACCTCGAGGGCTGCCTGGCATGTGCCACGGCCTACTTCATCTTCCTCTGCATGGAGACCCACTACGAGAAG GTTCTCAAGAAGATCTCCCGCTACATCCAGGAGCAGAATGAGAAGATCTTCGCCCCTCGAGGCCTCCTGCTCACGGACCCCGTGGAGCGTGGGATGAGGGTT ATCGAGATCTCCATCTACGAGGACCGGTGCAGCAGCGGCAGCTCCAGCAGCGGCAGCAGCTCgggcagcggcagcagcggcgggggcggcggggcgggggcccggTGA